The following coding sequences lie in one Camelus bactrianus isolate YW-2024 breed Bactrian camel chromosome 8, ASM4877302v1, whole genome shotgun sequence genomic window:
- the FBXO30 gene encoding F-box only protein 30 — protein sequence MEEELQHSHCVNCVSRRCMTRPEPGISCDLIGCPLVCGAVFHSCKADEHRLLCPFERVPCLNSDFGCPFTMARNKVAEHLETCPASVVCCTMEWNRWPVSYADRKSYENLSRDVDEVAQLDMALALQDQRMLLESLKVATMMSKATDKVSEPREQISIKSSVPEIPHPNGLVPVAEESYGALYQATVETTRSLAAALDILNTATRDIGMLSTSLCASPNEVNEEQNASENLQNRNLKDQDRLFEDEIGAVGGIDHNGTGQNAQFEQNGSSDFLCDLDASSYGTPALCNGFPLENICAGVIDQNLHDDSKQNNLTNGECVVSDGTLEPSSSLAVAAQLREVIPSNALPNGTVQHILMADDDEGDLCRRKVDLGDLRNVDVLSFSHPPSFKFLSNSCWSKPKEDKAVDTSDLEVAEDPMGLQGIDLITAALLFCLGDSPGGRGISDSRMVDVYHIDFGTQTFSLPSAILATNTMVGEIASASACDHANPQLSNPSPFQTLGLDLVLECVARYQPKQRSMFTFVCGQLFRRKEFSSHFKNVHGDIHAGLNGWMEQRCPLAYYGCTYSQRRFCPSTQGAKIIHDRHLRSFGVQPSVSTVLVEPARNCVLGLHSDHLSGLPFEVLQHIAGFLDGFSLCQLSCVSKLMRDVCGSLLQSRGMVILQWGKKKYPEGNSSWQIKEKVWRFSTAFCSVNEWKFADILSMADHLKKCSYNIVEKREEAIPLPCMCVTRELTKEGRSLRSVLKPVL from the exons ATGGAGGAGGAGCTGCAGCATTCTCACTGCGTGAATTGTGTCAGTAGACGGTGTATGACCAGACCAGAGCCTGGCATTTCCTGTGACTTGATTGGTTGTCCATTGGTTTGTGGAGCAGTTTTCCATTCTTGTAAAGCTGATGAGCATCGACTTCTGTGTCCATTTGAACGAGTGCCTTGCTTGAATAGTGACTTTGGATGTCCGTTTACAATGGCTCGAAATAAAGTTGCTGAACATCTAGAAACGTGTCCTGCAAGTGTGGTGTGCTGTACTATGGAGTGGAACCGATGGCCAGTTAGTTATGCAGACCGAAAATCGTATGAAAATCTAAGCAGAGATGTGGATGAAGTGGCACAACTAGATATGGCTTTGGCCCTTCAAGACCAAAGGATGCTCTTAGAATCTCTCAAAGTAGCCACCATGATGTCAAAAGCAACTGATAAAGTATCAGAACCTAGAGAACAAATCTCAATTAAATCAAGTGTCCCAGAAATACCACATCCTAATGGTTTGGTGCCTGTTGCTGAAGAATCCTATGGTGCACTTTATCAAGCTACTGTTGAAACAACCAGAAGTTTGGCTGCTGCTTTAGATATCCTGAATACCGCCACAAGAGACATTGGCATGTTAAGTACAAGTCTTTGTGCTTCTCCAAATGAAGTGAATGAAGAACAAAATGCCAGCGAAAACTTACAGAATAGAAACTTGAAAGATCAGGACCGTCTTTTTGAGGATGAGATAGGAGCAGTAGGTGGAATTGACCATAACGGCACCGGTCAGAATGCCCAATTTGAACAAAATGGTTCAAGTGATTTTTTATGTGACTTGGATGCCAGTTCTTATGGCACTCCTGCTCTCTGTAATGGCTTTCCCTTGGAAAATATATGTGCAGGGGTCATAGACCAGAATTTACATGATGACTCCAAACAAAATAACTTAACAAACGGAGAATGTGTAGTATCCGATGGTACTTTAGAACCTTCTAGTTCACTTGCAGTAGCAGCACAACTTAGGGAAGTAATACCATCTAATGCTTTGCCTAATGGCACAGTTCAGCATATCCTCATGGCAGATGATGATGAAGGAGATTTGTGTCGGAGAAAAGTAGACTTAGGGGACCTGAGGAATGTGGATGTCTTGTCTTTCAGTCATCCTCCTTCATTCAAATTTCTTTCTAATTCATGTTGGTCTAAACCAAAGGAAGATAAAGCAGTAGATACATCAGATTTGGAAGTTGCAGAAGATCCAATGGGCCTCCAAGGAATAGATCTaatcacagcagcactactgTTTTGTCTGGGAGATTCTCCGGGTGGGAGGGGTATATCTGATAGTCGCATGGTTGATGTTTATCACATTGACTTTGGGACTCAGACTTTTTCACTTCCATCGGCAATATTAGCAACAAATACAATGGTTGGGGAAATAGCTTCAGCTTCAGCTTGTGATCATGCCAACCCACAGCTTTCAAATCCAAGTCCTTTTCAGACACTTGGGCTGGATTTAGTATTGGAATGTGTCGCTAGGTACCAACCCAAGCAACGTTCAATGTTTACATTTGTTTGTGGACAGTTATTTAgaagaaaagaattttcttcacattttaagAATGTGCATGGTGACATTCATGCTGGACTCAATGGCTGGATGGAACAGAGGTGTCCCTTAGCATATTATGGTTGTACCTATTCTCAGCGTAGATTTTGTCCATCAACACAAGGAGCAAAGATTATACATGACCGCCATTTGAGGTCATTTGGAGTTCAGCCATCTGTATCTACAGTATTAGTAGAGCCTGCTAGAAACTGTGTGTTGGGATTACATAGTGACCATCTAAGTGGTCTTCCTTTTGAGGTCCTGCAACATATTGCAGGCTTTCTTGATGGTTTCAGTTTATGCCAGCTCTCTTGTGTGTCCAAGTTAATGAGGGATGTGTGTGGCAGCCTTCTTCAGTCTCGTGGAATGGTCATACTGCAGTGGGGGAAAAAGAAGTATCCAGAAGGAAATTCGTCATGGCAGATAAAAGAAAAG GTATGGCGATTCAGTACTGCATTTTGTTCTGTCAATGAATGGAAATTTGCTGACATCTTAAGCATGGCTGACCACTTGAAGAAATGCAGTTACAATATTGTAGAGAAACGTGAGGAAGCAATCCCATTGCCGTGTATGTGTGTGACACGAGAACTCACTAAAGAAGGACGGTCACTTCGCTCAGTTTTAAAACCTGTACTTTAG